A single genomic interval of Porphyromonas sp. oral taxon 275 harbors:
- a CDS encoding TolC family protein — MKNKILYFLCIGLFACYGSAHATGIDNKEDSLAVYIAEAIRNNPGLKSEYQAYQAQMANAQGAGVLSDPQLSVGLGKQRTTITIMQMFPWFGTLKAGREQMEYKAQESYQKFREKSLSLAFDVEKQWYSILATQEKVKAVKQKRALLNDIKKVAIYLYKNYTSGRNTKMSDQLRLDAEEERLKEQTESLETQLTLQKQQFNITLHRQPDVALSLPDSIPLRQMPTFNWTEIERNNPKLAQYSAIQKAFKSQEEQARAKGMPMIGVGLQYMLNGKVDMPMEPNMNGKDMVMAMLSVTIPVYRKKITSAIRSAQLMERSAAYNYQSQLDALQSTYLSIEQRADDIKRKLKLYESEVSLLNRTLELMQKEYATGAASLTDILQTTRESIDYDLLKAEANAQYNTITAEAIQLLARDVK; from the coding sequence ATGAAGAATAAGATTTTATATTTCCTATGCATAGGACTATTCGCCTGCTATGGCAGTGCTCATGCGACAGGAATAGACAATAAAGAAGATAGTTTGGCCGTGTATATTGCCGAAGCAATACGCAACAATCCCGGTCTGAAGAGTGAATATCAGGCCTATCAGGCGCAAATGGCCAATGCGCAAGGTGCGGGTGTCTTGAGCGATCCACAGCTAAGTGTCGGCCTTGGAAAACAGCGTACAACTATAACCATTATGCAGATGTTTCCATGGTTTGGCACACTGAAAGCAGGTCGCGAACAAATGGAATATAAAGCGCAAGAGTCCTACCAGAAGTTTCGCGAAAAAAGCTTATCGTTAGCTTTCGACGTTGAGAAACAATGGTATTCCATACTCGCAACGCAAGAAAAGGTGAAAGCTGTAAAACAGAAACGCGCGCTTTTAAACGATATTAAAAAGGTGGCTATCTATCTTTATAAGAACTATACTTCAGGGCGTAACACGAAAATGAGTGACCAATTACGCCTTGATGCAGAAGAGGAGCGATTGAAAGAACAAACGGAAAGTCTTGAAACCCAACTGACTTTACAAAAGCAGCAGTTTAATATCACGCTGCATCGGCAGCCAGATGTAGCTTTGTCCCTACCCGATTCCATCCCATTACGGCAGATGCCCACCTTTAATTGGACAGAGATTGAACGAAACAATCCCAAACTCGCACAGTATTCGGCTATCCAAAAGGCGTTTAAATCACAAGAAGAGCAGGCCAGAGCAAAAGGTATGCCCATGATAGGTGTGGGACTTCAATATATGCTCAATGGGAAAGTTGACATGCCAATGGAGCCCAACATGAACGGAAAAGATATGGTGATGGCCATGCTGAGCGTCACAATCCCCGTTTATCGCAAAAAGATTACGTCGGCTATCCGTAGTGCACAACTCATGGAACGTAGCGCAGCCTACAATTATCAAAGTCAGTTGGATGCACTTCAAAGCACATATCTCAGCATTGAACAGCGTGCTGACGATATAAAACGCAAATTGAAGCTTTATGAGAGTGAGGTGAGTTTGCTCAACAGAACGCTCGAACTGATGCAAAAAGAATATGCTACGGGGGCGGCATCGCTCACAGATATTCTTCAAACGACACGCGAAAGCATCGACTACGACCTCTTAAAAGCCGAAGCCAATGCGCAATATAACACCATCACAGCAGAGGCTATCCAGCTCCTTGCACGCGATGTGAAGTAA